From the Cryptomeria japonica chromosome 2, Sugi_1.0, whole genome shotgun sequence genome, one window contains:
- the LOC131051984 gene encoding subtilisin-like protease SBT1.7: MANPSLFSLALFVSLFALTTTVSQEIRKPYIVYMNKSMKPLHFSLHEYWYVSLINEATSGSGSDDESLLLYTYDIVLDGFAAKLSRAEAASLESMEGCLAVIPSSVSQMHTTRSPQFLGLGGSHNNFWPQSHYGKDVIVGVIDTGIWPESESFNDRGLGPVPAKWKGVCQSGEMFNSSHCNRKLIGARYFFKGYEAHGHKLSKSEIKSARDSEGHGTHCASTAVGSKVGGASFNGFASGTARGMAPQARLAVYKALWLNGVDDSDLTAAIEMAVSDGVDIISMSIGKPEGPFYEDSQAIGAFKAMAKGVFLSVSAGNDGPIYTAIDNTSPWMMTVGASSIDRKFPAAVRLGNHDMYRGSSLSQATQVTERLPLLYLSHNKSTRRCQGLDGSMFNGKILLCDNWYPNIHSDSVGVASHKAVSMLKKVSTAAKQVGVAGLIWATEPLWGAQEIIDGNGLPSISVGFEVGNKIKAYINSTSNPTAAIKPSELTVKGKAVTAPLVASFSGRGPSREFPHILKPDVIAPGLDILAAVKKGYEFKSGTSMSCPHVSGLAALIRGVHPSWSPAAIKSALMTSAYIRDNKNQPIKDVVTLKAADPFALGAGHVNPAAAMDPGLVYDLAPSDYIHFLCTLNYTDKQIALLMDNHKILCPRSSNLEDAADLNYPSFTLFFNSTRIPKVVVRRRTVTNVGAARSTYKVQVEEPSGMKVSVEPETLEFTKENQKLNFRVIFQSAIIKAKEDVTLGEISWNCIRGGTHVVRSPVVVQWRDI, from the coding sequence ATGGCCAATCCCTCTCTCTTTTCTCTtgctctctttgtctctctctttgCATTAACTACAACCGTGTCTCAGGAGATAAGAAAGCCATATATTGTTTACATGAATAAGTCCATGAAGCCTCTGCATTTTTCACTTCATGAGTACTGGTATGTTTCTCTCATCAATGAGGCAACTTCGGGCTCAGGCTCAGACGATGAAAGCCTGTTGTTATATACATATGATATAGTACTTGATGGATTTGCAGCGAAGCTGAGCAGAGCTGAGGCTGCATCTTTAGAGAGCATGGAAGGTTGCTTGGCCGTAATCCCGTCTTCTGTGAGCCAAATGCATACGACCCGTTCGCCGCAGTTTTTGGGTCTGGGAGGTTCGCATAACAATTTTTGGCCGCAGTCTCATTACGGCAAAGATGTGATTGTGGGCGTGATTGACACCGGAATATGGCCTGAGAGTGAGAGCTTCAATGATAGAGGCCTGGGACCGGTACCCGCAAAATGGAAGGGCGTTTGTCAAAGCGGGGAGATGTTCAATTCCTCTCACTGCAACAGGAAACTTATTGGAGCTCGCTATTTCTTCAAAGGATACGAAGCACACGGCCATAAACTCAGCAAGAGCGAGATAAAATCGGCGAGAGACTCCGAGGGCCATGGAACGCACTGTGCTTCGACTGCAGTGGGGTCGAAAGTGGGAGGAGCGAGTTTCAATGGCTTTGCCAGCGGAACGGCCAGAGGGATGGCTCCTCAGGCCAGATTGGCCGTGTATAAGGCCCTCTGGCTTAATGGAGTCGACGATAGCGACTTAACTGCTGCCATAGAAATGGCCGTTTCAGACGGCGTGGATATTATTTCTATGTCGATTGGAAAACCGGAAGGACCTTTCTACGAGGATTCCCAAGCCATCGGAGCCTTTAAAGCGATGGCCAAGGGCGTGTTTTTATCTGTATCAGCAGGCAACGATGGACCTATTTACACTGCCATCGATAACACGTCACCGTGGATGATGACTGTTGGAGCCAGCAGTATTGACAGAAAGTTCCCGGCCGCTGTCAGACTTGGCAATCACGACATGTACAGAGGTTCCTCTCTTTCTCAAGCGACTCAAGTAACTGAAAGATTGCCTCTGCTGTATTTATCTCACAACAAAAGCACCAGGAGATGCCAAGGTCTCGATGGCAGCATGTTCAACGGTAAAATTTTGCTATGTGATAATTGGTATCCTAATATTCACAGTGATTCCGTAGGAGTCGCTTCCCACAAGGCAGTCAGCATGCTGAAAAAAGTTTCAACGGCAGCGAAACAAGTTGGGGTCGCCGGTCTTATCTGGGCCACCGAGCCTCTTTGGGGGGCGCAAGAAATAATCGACGGTAATGGTCTGCCCTCTATCAGTGTGGGTTTTGAAGTAGGAAACAAAATCAAAGCGTACATAAACAGTACAAGTAATCCTACCGCCGCCATAAAGCCATCAGAATTGACAGTGAAAGGAAAGGCAGTAACAGCTCCGCTTGTGGCTTCTTTTTCTGGGAGAGGACCGAGTCGGGAATTTCCACATATACTGAAACCAGATGTGATTGCTCCAGGCCTCGACATATTGGCGGCAGTTAAGAAAGGATATGAATTTAAGTCGGGGACATCCATGTCGTGTCCCCACGTAAGCGGCCTTGCAGCGCTCATACGCGGCGTTCATCCTTCCTGGAGCCCCGCCGCCATTAAATCGGCTCTCATGACGTCTGCTTACATCCGCGACAATAAAAATCAGCCCATCAAAGATGTCGTCACACTGAAAGCAGCCGATCCATTCGCTTTGGGCGCAGGTCATGTAAATCCAGCGGCTGCTATGGATCCGGGGCTTGTCTACGACCTGGCACCTAGTGATTACATTCACTTTCTCTGTACTCTCAACTACACCGACAAACAGATCGCTCTTCTGATGGACAACCACAAAATCTTGTGCCCCAGATCAAGCAATTTGGAAGACGCAGCTGATCTTAATTATCCATCTTTCACTCTTTTCTTCAACTCCACCAGAATACCCAAAGTTGTCGTGAGAAGGAGAACAGTAACAAACGTGGGTGCCGCTCGTTCTACCTACAAAGTGCAAGTGGAGGAGCCTTCTGGAATGAAAGTAAGTGTTGAGCCAGAGACGTTAGAATTCACAAAGGAGAACCAGAAGCTTAACTTTCGTGTAATATTTCAGAGCGCGATCATCAAAGCAAAGGAGGATGTAACGTTGGGTGAAATATCATGGAATTGTATCCGAGGTGGAACTCATGTTGTTCGTAGCCCAGTTGTTGTACAGTGGCGAGATATATGA